TCATATCTGATACCGAATCCGAAGTCAATGTTGTTGAAATAATTAAAATTATCGGCTTTCCCGACGAACCGGGCACGGATTTCGAATCCATTTGCGCTACATATAATTTAAGTAAAACTTTTCCGAAAAAAGTTATGTCCGAGTCGGATTCTCTAAGTGATGGAATAACAATGGATGAGATAAAAAACCGCCTTGACCTGAGAGATTTAGATTGTTTTACCATTGATCCGATTGAAGCGAAGGATTTCGACGACGCAATGTCGATTGAACTGTTGGATAACGGTAATTTTAAAATTGGTATTCATATTGCGGATGTGAGTCATTACGTCAAGGAAGGCACAGCGCTCGACAATGAAGCATTTAATAGAGCTACAAGCGTTTACCTTATTGATCATGTGATACCAATGCTTCCCGAGCGAATTTCAAATGACTTGTGCAGTCTTCGACCTAATGAGGAAAGATACGCATTTTCAGTATTATTAGAGATAACGAGTAAGGGGGAAGTAAAGAATTATAATATCACTCCATCGATTATAAAATCGAAACATCGTTTTGCGTATCATGAAGTTCAGGAGATTCTTGACGAAGGCAAGGGAAAATATTTTGAAGAACTCAATAGGATGAATAAGATCGCAAAAACTTTGGGGAAAGTGAGAGCTTCAAACGGGAGTATAGATTTCGATCTCTCGGAATCAAAATTCAGGCTGGACGAGAACGGTATGCCTTTTGATGTGTACCGCGCAGAGCGATTAGAAAGTCACCGACTTGTGGAAGAGTTTATGCTTCTCGCAAACAGAACAGTATCACGCCATATTGCCGGCGAGCGAGCAGCTGAAAAACTACCCTTTCTCTATCGAATCCATGATAAACCCAAAGAGGAACAGGTAAAAAATCTATTCGAAATGCTCAAATTTGTTGGCGTTAAGGTGAAAATATCTTCTCCAATAAAATCGGAAGATTTCAGAGATATAATGGAGATTATCGAAAAATTACCCGAAAAAGACCTTTTGGAAAAAGTTGCACTCCGTTCAATGGCGAAAGCGATTTATTCCGATAAGAATGTGGGACACTTCGCCCTTGCGTTCAAGTATTACAGTCATTTTACCTCGCCGATTAGAAGGTATCCCGATTTGATCGCACACAGACTTCTAAAGAAATATGCGAAGAAATCCAGAGGAAACAATTTACGTTCCGACGGAGTCAGACTTAAAAAGATAGCGATTCAGAGTTCTGAGCGTGAAGGGATAG
This window of the Candidatus Neomarinimicrobiota bacterium genome carries:
- the rnr gene encoding ribonuclease R translates to MAQLADRIVAFVEKKAGKRFKQKDIARAMGVNSNEYVRFKRLLNSLERTGKIHKHPKSRYSSILNTRTLEGILSVTMKGFGFVVTGEELDVYVSADDMGGALGGDVVSVEITSRRQFGPNPEGKVTKIIERKRTQIVGTLKEQNGRFVLVPDERALKTNLPVSQGKEKNGKPGQKAVARLISDTESEVNVVEIIKIIGFPDEPGTDFESICATYNLSKTFPKKVMSESDSLSDGITMDEIKNRLDLRDLDCFTIDPIEAKDFDDAMSIELLDNGNFKIGIHIADVSHYVKEGTALDNEAFNRATSVYLIDHVIPMLPERISNDLCSLRPNEERYAFSVLLEITSKGEVKNYNITPSIIKSKHRFAYHEVQEILDEGKGKYFEELNRMNKIAKTLGKVRASNGSIDFDLSESKFRLDENGMPFDVYRAERLESHRLVEEFMLLANRTVSRHIAGERAAEKLPFLYRIHDKPKEEQVKNLFEMLKFVGVKVKISSPIKSEDFRDIMEIIEKLPEKDLLEKVALRSMAKAIYSDKNVGHFALAFKYYSHFTSPIRRYPDLIAHRLLKKYAKKSRGNNLRSDGVRLKKIAIQSSEREGIAVSAERDYARIKEVKFLSGKIGEEFDGIISGVIGAGLFIEIIEFPVEGFIPIKLITDDYYEYEKDRHRLIGRNNKQKYILGDKIRIRVKSVKIAEREVEFAPLNMRRKR